A region from the Diorhabda sublineata isolate icDioSubl1.1 chromosome X, icDioSubl1.1, whole genome shotgun sequence genome encodes:
- the LOC130450579 gene encoding dual specificity protein phosphatase CDC14C-like, whose protein sequence is MNKLVSTPREVNVYVEIIHKQLYFAVLKGKDIISLKNNSNTIYFCIDDELHYDNFFNDFGPLNLSCLYKYCSKLNKYLKVSKGLKRVVHYTCNQPKKKTNAVCLMGLFCIMYLKFEPETIWGVLEDLGPYKPYLDVSLGDCGFNLKIIDCFNAIGRAMTFNFVDFKDFNVDEYDIYSKIEYGDLNWLIPRKFLAFIGPADNRTAHPPEFYIKYFLKNDVKTIIRLNGIVYNASAFTKVGIKHFNLIFPDGSTPPRGVLLKFLSIAEEAPAAIAVHCKAGLGRTGSLIGAYLVKHYLLTAREAIAWLRLCRPGSVIGRQQIWLEKMESWLWDAGNQYRIERYGAVDEIPTHKYGIYSKKWQVERENMLREARKKVQVNDVPKSDMTAICKKKIVSASIDSFTKKVNSQRSNRRTLPEDKTRLLHPKSTERVENKTYSPKQSYLSTLPSVSYDRSTSRSACEQKRIDRFTQGDELNRIKATWNKNKTPIGKITRPQSENGKYILFSRNFT, encoded by the exons atgaacaaattaGTCAGCACTCCCAGAGAAGTGAACGTCTACGTAGAGATAATCCACAAGCAGCTGTACTTCGCCGTCCTCAAAGGAAAAGACATAATCAGCTTGAAAAACAACTCCAACaccatttatttttgtatagaCGATGAACTACATTACGATAATTTCTTCAATGATTTCGGACCGTTGAATTTGtcttgtttatataaatattgctCCAAATTGAATAAATACCTGAAGGTTTCGAAGGGATTGAAGAGGGTGGTCCATTATACGTGCAATCAACCCAAAAAGAAAACCAACGCTGTATGTTTGATGGGATTATTTTGCATCATGTATCTCAAGTTCGAGCCGGAGACCATCTGGGGCGTTTTGGAAGATCTCGGACCTTACAA GCCTTACTTAGACGTTTCATTGGGTGATTGtggttttaatttgaaaataattgactGTTTTAATGCTATTGGGAGAGCTATGACATTCAATTTTGTGGATTTTAAAGATTTCAACGTCGACGAGTACGATATATATAGCAAAATTGAATACGGCGATTTGAATTGGTTAATACCCAGGAAGTTCCTCGCTTTTATAGGACCAGCTGATAACCGTACAGCCCATCCGCCGGAATtttacatcaaatattttttgaaaaatgacgtGAAGACCATTATAAGGTTGAACGGAATCGTATATAACGCTTCTGC TTTCACTAAAGTTGGAATAAAgcatttcaatttaattttcccCGACGGATCCACTCCTCCTCGAGGGGTTCTATTGAAGTTTTTATCTATCGCAGAGGAGGCACCTGCTGCTATAGCTGTACATTGTAAG GCCGGTCTTGGTCGTACGGGCTCTTTGATAGGTGCTTACCTCGTGAAGCACTATTTGTTAACGGCCAGAGAAGCTATAGCTTGGCTTAGACTATGTAGACCAGGATCAGTTATAGGACGCCAACAAATATGGCTGGAGAAGATGGAAAGTTGGTTATGGGATGCCGGAAACCAATACAG GATTGAACGTTACGGAGCGGTGGATGAGATTCCGACACACAAATACGGAATTTACAGTAAAAAGTGGCAGGTGGAACGAGAAAATATGTTGAGGGAAGCGCGAAAAAAAGTACAAGTCAACGACGTTCCTAAATCTGATATGACGGCGATATGCAAAAAAAAGATCGTTTCTGCGAGCATCGATTCTTTTACTAAAAAAGTTAATTCGCAAAGAAGTAATCGTAGAACGTTACCAGAAGACAAAACGAGATTATTACATCCTAAATCGACGGAGAGAGTGGAAAATAAAACGTACAGTCCAAAGCAGAGCTATCTATCGACGTTGCCAAGTGTAAGTTACGATAGATCGACCTCGAGATCTGCTTGTGAGCAGAAAA